The Sylvia atricapilla isolate bSylAtr1 chromosome 10, bSylAtr1.pri, whole genome shotgun sequence genome contains a region encoding:
- the ARMC9 gene encoding lisH domain-containing protein ARMC9: MGDVLAFEAELLGLVKEYLDFAGFQETVKVLKKECKIKGKPLPKPGDVSSEDSSPVQEGILRAFEDGDQKVFFQLWEEHVLSSVHDSDPIAQNLEFYLHIYFATFILKQTMGNPDKAELEERISYFKAYLETKGAALSQTTEFLPFYALPFVPNPMVHPSFKELFQDSWTLDLRTRLEKFLSLTLKARQTPRLLTIFKESAQCNKEMIQHLHQQLAKREHRYVTNLKLFHKLQMDYYNLLGVTAELVDSLAATVTGKMITPEYLQSVCACLFSNHLKQTVDHNIDFTRPGTASTLLRASLASVKVQDVPLLPSLDYEKLKKDLITGSDRLKALLLQALRWRLTTSYPGEQRDTIMQAYISNDLLDCHSNCQRSVLQLLYSKSEVVRQYMARLINAFASLIEGRTYLSQNPTLLQMLEDRLKAEDKDSLTWENVLGALQKFSLRRTLQSAMIKDGLIFWLVDVLIDPDCLSEYNLEYCAALLMNLCLRSAGKKICASIPNHMLRVLSSLLDHENPKVQSYVNGALYSILAIPSVREEAKEMGMEEILRCFIKERNEEMVRQMEFVIKQLNSEEPFNDNIVSDDEDEEEYDEEDNNILEPDLDKDEVLLPQLGELSGEKLLTTEYLGIMTHTPKTKKKQFAGVHQSMDEPLQRPVTPGYHRTAHLM; the protein is encoded by the exons ATGGGTGATGTTTTAGCATTTGAAGCTGAGTTACTTGGACTGGTGAAAGAG TATTTGGATTTTGCTGGATTTCAAGAAACAGTGAAAGTACTTAAAAAggaatgtaaaataaaagggaaGCCACTGCCTAAACCAGGAGATGTTTCCTCAGAAGATTCATCGCCAGTTCAG GAAGGAATACTTAGAGCTTTTGAAGATGGTGATCAGAAAGTTTTCTTCCAGCTCTGGGAGGAGCATGTTTTGTCTTCAGTCCATGACAGTGATCCAATTGCTCAGAACCTGGAGTTCTATCTCCACATCTACTTTGCCACCTTCATCTTGAAACAAACAATGGGAAACCCT GACAAAGCTGAACTTGAGGAAAGGATTTCTTATTTCAAGGCATACCTGGAAACAAAAGGAGCTGCACTGAGCCAGACTACAGAGTTTCTTCCCTTCTATGCTTTGCCTTTTGTTCCGAATCCCATGGTACATCCTTCATTTAAAGAACTTTTCCAG gatTCTTGGACATTGGATTTAAGGACAAGATTGGAAAAGTTCCTGTCTCTGACTCTCAAAGCCAGACAGACTCCTCGGCTTCTCACTATATTT AAGGAGAGTGCACAATGCAACAAAG AAATGATACAACATCTTCATCAACAGTTAGCCAAGCGTGAGCACAGGTATGTGACCAACCTGAAACTGTTTCACAAACTGCAGATGGACTACTATAATCTCCTTGGAgtcactgcagagctggtggATTCTTTGGCAGCCACAGTCACTGGAAAGATG ATTACACCAGAGTATCTTCAAAGTGTTTGTGCTTGCTTGTTTAGTAATCATTTGAAACAAACTGTAGACCACAACATTGACTTCACAAGGCCTGGAACT GCTTCCACACTGTTAAGAGCATCTTTAGCATCTGT GAAGGTACAGGATGTGCCATTGTTGCCCTCTTTGGATTATGAGAAGCTGAAGAAAGATTTGATTACAGGGAGTGATCGTCTCAAggccctcctgctgcaggctctgcGCTGG CGTTTGACAACGTCATATCCTGGAGAACAGAGAGACACTATCATGCAAGCCTACATCAGTAATGACCTCCTAGATTGCCACAGCAACTGTCAG agaagtGTCCTCCAATTATTGTATTCTAAGAGTGAGGTTGTCAGACAGTATATGGCAAGGCTCATCAATGCTTTTGCTTCACTGATAGAAG GTCGTACCTACCTCTCTCAGAACCCAACATTGCTGCAAATGCTGGAGGACAGACTGAAAGCTGAAGACAAGGATTCCCTTACATGGGAGAATGTTCTGGGGGCTCTGCAGAAATTCAGCCTCAG GCGTACATTGCAGTCGGCAATGATCAAAGATGGGCTCATTTTCTGGCTGGTTGATGTTCTAATAGACCCAGATTGCCTGTCTGAATACAACCTGGAGTATTGTGCTGCCTTGCTCATGAATCTTTGTCTGCGGAGTGCAG ggaagaaaatatgTGCAAGTATCCCAAACCACATGCTCAGAGTTCTTTCAAGTCTTCTTGATCATGAGAATCCTAAG GTCCAGTCATATGTGAATGGAGCACTGTACAGTATTCTGGCCATCCCTTCTGTCCGAGAAGAAGCCAAAGAAATG GGAATGGAGGAAATTCTCCGCTGCTTTatcaaggaaagaaatgaagagaTGGTTCGACAGATGGAATTTGTTATCAAGCAGCTCAATTCAG AAGAGCCATTCAATGATAATATTGTGTctgatgatgaagatgaagaggagTATGATGAA GAGGACAATAACATCCTGGAGCCTGATCTGGACAAAGATGAGGTTTTACTGCCTCAGCTGGGAGAGCTTTCAGGAGAGAAGCTGCTAACAACCGAGTACTTGGGA